One part of the Augochlora pura isolate Apur16 chromosome 3, APUR_v2.2.1, whole genome shotgun sequence genome encodes these proteins:
- the LOC144478955 gene encoding odorant receptor 85f-like yields MKLPTDKDFVYEMSPMKIVSWPVGTWPLQDYNFLSGLRSVVTLILLTMLLCILLVEVYLDHGSSEKNLDIILMSSCSMLAISKVSSFRFRCTGLVANFTSAVQDHQELKEEEKRAILKHHAHMSRNTSVTILCVAYCTLTMATLATAFAVDEDAIENLNQTAHKCEHSLPFPSECTFELLEIPENLYFVISIWEFVVLLLLACGNLGSDTLFFGIMFHLCGQVEALKLDFSRFFEHGADSAKRFNALVSRHCHLLTLAEHLNDTIGSVLVLQLLSSCFLICVTGVQLILSLQVNNFAMVIKSFMVVNIMLSQLYAYSYVGEYSKNQFEGIGYFAYCSDWYNAPSNLSRKITFVLMKSEYPVQLKAGKYFPINLQSYMSILKTSMSYLSVLRVMVT; encoded by the exons ATGAAGCTCCCGACGGACAAGGATTTCGTCTACGAGATGAGTCCAATGAAGATCGTCTCGTGGCCCGTGGGCACCTGGCCCCTGCAAGATTACAATTTTCTGTCTGGTCTGAGGTCGGTCGTCACGCTGATCCTATTG ACGATGCTGCTCTGCATCTTACTTGTGGAAGTCTACCTGGATCACGGAAGCTCGGAGAAGAATCTAGACATAATTTTGATGTCATCGTGTAGCATGCTCGCAATTTCGAAGGTGAGTTCGTTCCGGTTTCGCTGTACGGGCTTAGTCGCCAACTTTACCTCTGCTGTACAAGACCACCAAGAGTTGAAGGAAGAGGAGAAGCGAGCCATCCTGAAACATCATGCGCACATGAGCCGAAATACGTCCGTCACTATACTGTGCGTCGCGTACTGCACCCTTACCATGGCGACGCTGGCCACTGCGTTTGCCGTAGATGAGGACGCAATCGAGAATCTCAACCAGACAGCTCATAAGTGTGAGCACAGCCTTCCTTTTCCCAGCGAGTGCACGTTTGAGCTCCTGGAAATACCAGAAAATCTATACTTTGTGATCTCCATATGGGAGTTCGTGGTGCTACTGCTGTTGGCATGTGGAAATCTAG GTAGCGACACCTTGTTCTTCGGCATCATGTTCCACCTCTGCGGACAGGTGGAGGCGTTGAAGCTGGATTTCAGTAGATTCTTTGAGCACGGAGCAGACAGTGCGAAACGTTTCAATGCCCTCGTAAGCAGGCATTGTCATCTGTTGACTTTGGCCGAACACTTGAACGACACGATCGGATCTGTTCTCGTCCTGCAGCTGTTATCGAGCTGCTTTCTTATCTGCGTAACcg GTGTCCAGTTGATTCTTTCTCTGCAGGTGAACAATTTTGCCATGGTAATTAAGTCATTTATGGTTGTAAACATCATGCTGAGCCAACTGTATGCGTACAGTTACGTAGGTGAGTACTCAAAAAACCAATTCGAAGGGATCGGATATTTCGCCTACTGCAGCGATTGGTACAACGCACCCAGCAATCTTTCAAGAAAGATTACGTTTGTACTCATGAAGTCCGAGTATCCAGTTCAACTGAAGGCTGGCAAATATTTCCCCATCAACCTCCAGTCTTATATGAGTATTTTGAAGACCTCGATGTCGTATCTGTCGGTTCTTCGCGTGATGGTAACGTAA
- the Or63 gene encoding odorant receptor 63, with protein sequence MTRRKQAGETKTGFVGPEKVLRLLGIWPLNADDILRSSLGRWCFAMLTQVTAICSLTTEVYRHCLDVDDTMDAFVMDLSSMISLSKMFILRFNWKHTYALVNSMEEDWSSVEDSDHRNIMTKYQEKGRVVSMLLLYMGYASGVSIIVKSLPLHELPFQMFQIPPNSTNALARTLKTKYFLSTYCAFGIQPWSLRSWMLAFQAVTVFINVVGHCGNDGYFFSLTMHLCGQFEVLRVKLAEIEIEKSGYGKKVGLLVQRHCRLMILAGDLEQSFNVVILVQLLMSLLLLCVEGFMMLVCLNANDRVGVLKCVMFVTTLLLQLYVYTYAGDALESQTAEISFGAYDSTWYRSRGHRARDLALIIIRGNSPYCVTAGKFVSMNLLTFKEILKASASYMSVLKVMMDACVDYRRTIHRLFVRATVMTKSTNKDFSYAMWPMKILSWPVGTWPLQKYDIVSGMRCFVSIILLLLVLTIVHTEIYLDSSDAEKNLDSVVLITCGFLAVWKVLCFRVHSKGLVDNFMSAMKDYDELNDLEKKEIVRRHAQMGRIACGSVIFFSYFGSTLFTTAPMLAGEGNKAAENVNITQEDSLNYPMPSQYTLEMLDLPASLYPVIYIGEYILLLTISTGNLGSDSLFYGIIFHLCGQAEVLKLDFSKFVEFGDKKVRFNALVARHQQLLKLCQDLSDTISSVMILQLFSSCLLICTTGFEFVLSLSANNIVMVIKTLIVVSTLLVQLFAYSYIGEYMKNQFEGVGYWVYCSDWYNIPRKLSFDIVFILMRAQTPIYLKAGHFFVINMETYMSIVKTSMSYLSVLRVMVA encoded by the exons ATGACTCGTCGAAAGCAAGCCGGAGAAACGAAGACGGGCTTCGTGGGACCGGAAAAGGTGTTGCGGCTTTTGGGTATCTGGCCGCTGAACGCCGACGATATTCTGCGATCGTCGTTGGGCCGATGGTGCTTCGCTATGCTAACGCAA GTCACCGCGATCTGCAGCCTGACCACGGAGGTCTACCGCCACTGTCTCGACGTTGACGACACGATGGACGCTTTCGTGATGGACCTCTCCTCCATGATCAGCCTCTCCAAGATGTTCATCCTGCGATTCAACTGGAAGCACACCTACGCTCTGGTGAACTCGATGGAGGAGGACTGGTCGAGCGTCGAGGACTCGGATCATCGTAACATCATGACCAAGTACCAGGAGAAGGGTCGTGTCGTGTCCATGCTGCTGCTCTACATGGGCTATGCTTCGGGTGTCTCGATCATCGTGAAGTCTCTGCCGTTGCATGAACTACCGTTCCAG ATGTTCCAAATTCCGCCGAACTCGACGAACGCCTTGGCCCGTACCCTGAAGACCAAGTACTTTCTGTCGACGTACTGCGCGTTCGGGATCCAACCTTGGAGCCTTCGATCTTGGATGCTCGCGTTCCAAGCGGTCACCGTGTTCATCAACGTCGTCGGCCACTGCGGCAACGACGGCTACTTCTTCAGCCTGACGATGCACCTGTGCGGTCAGTTCGAGGTTCTCAGGGTCAAGCTAGCAGAGATCGAGATCGAAAAGTCGGGATATGGCAAAAAGGTCGGCCTGCTGGTGCAGCGACACTGTCGCCTCATGATTCTAGCTGGCGATCTCGAGCAGAGCTTTAACGTAGTCATACTGGTGCAGCTGTTGATGAGCCTTCTACTGCTCTGCGTCGAAG GATTCATGATGCTGGTGTGCCTGAACGCGAACGACAGAGTCGGCGTGCTGAAGTGCGTGATGTTCGTGACCACGTTGCTGTTGCAACTGTACGTTTACACCTACGCCGGCGACGCATTGGAGTCCCAGACAGCTGAGATCTCGTTCGGAGCCTACGACTCGACCTGGTACCGTTCCCGAGGGCACCGAGCCAGAGACCTGGCGTTGATCATCATCCGCGGCAACTCGCCGTACTGTGTCACGGCCGGGAAATTCGTGTCGATGAACTTGCTCACGTTCAAGGAGATCCTGAAAGCCTCCGCCTCGTACATGTCGGTCCTGAAAGTGATGATGGACGC ATGTGTCGATTACCGAAGAACGATTCATCGTCTTTTCGTCCGAGCCACAGTCATGACGAAATCGACAAACAAGGACTTTTCCTACGCGATGTGGCCGATGAAGATCCTCTCGTGGCCCGTCGGCACCTGGCCTCTGCAGAAATACGACATTGTGTCCGGCATGCGCTGCTTCGTGTCCATTATACTTCTG TTGTTGGTGCTAACGATCGTACATACGGAAATCTATCTGGACAGCAGTGACGCCGAAAAGAACCTGGACTCGGTTGTGCTGATCACATGCGGCTTCCTTGCAGTGTGGAAAGTGTTATGTTTCCGCGTCCATTCGAAGGGACTCGTGGACAACTTTATGTCGGCCATGAAGGACTACGATGAGCTGAACGAcctggaaaaaaaagagatcgTGCGACGGCACGCGCAAATGGGCCGAATCGCTTGCGGCAGCGTCATCTTCTTCTCCTACTTTGGCTCGACGTTGTTCACTACGGCGCCGATGTTGGCAGGAGAGGGCAATAAGGCTGCGGAAAATGTGAACATCACTCAAGAGGACTCGCTAAACTACCCTATGCCTTCGCAGTACACTTTGGAGATGTTGGACCTACCTGCGAGCCTGTATCCGGTGATTTACATCGGCGAGTATATTCTGTTGCTGACCATCAGCACTGGAAATCTTG GTAGCGACTCCTTGTTCTACGGTATCATTTTCCACCTGTGTGGCCAGGCGGAAGTGCTGAAACTGGACTTCAGCAAGTTTGTCGAGTTCGGCGACAAGAAAGTTCGCTTCAACGCCCTGGTAGCCAGGCATCAGCAGCTGCTCAAGCTCTGTCAGGACCTGAGCGACACCATCAGCTCCGTCATGATACTTCAACTGTTCTCCAGCTGTCTCCTGATCTGCACAACGG gATTCGAGTTCGTGCTGTCTTTGAGCGCCAATAACATCGTGATGGTGATTAAAACGTTAATTGTGGTGAGCACCTTATTGGTGCAGCTTTTTGCCTACAGTTACATCGGCGAGTATATGAAGAACCAGTTCGAGGGCGTCGGGTACTGGGTTTATTGCAGCGATTGGTACAACATACCGCGAAAACTATCTTTTGACATTGTCTTCATTCTGATGAGGGCCCAGACACCCATCTACCTCAAGGCCGGGCACTTCTTCGTCATCAACATGGAGACCTACATGAGTATCGTCAAGACCTCGATGTCCTACTTGTCGGTACTTCGTGTAATGGTAGCGTAG
- the LOC144478956 gene encoding odorant receptor 10-like has product MKLPTDKDFSYEMTPMKIVSWPVGTWPLQKYNCVTGARSVAALAFLMLMMCIVHTEIYLDYGNAEKNLDALVIIACGMLAISKVACFRFRPTGLIANFISAVKDYQELNQEEKRAIVKRHAQMGRMASANMLFFSYFSATLFSMVPMFAGDDDTADNSNLTRKEQLNYPMPSECTLELLQVPGNLYALIYIGEYFLLLVIAAGNLGSDSMFFGIVFHLCGQVEVLKLDFSKFIEEGEDSTRRFNALVNRHRHLLALADHLNDTIGFILILQLFSSCLLICTTGFQFILSLQVHNVVMVIKTIIVVGTLLTQTFAYSYVGEYSKNQFGGIGYFAYCSDWYNAPCSISKNILFVLMKTQYPVHLRAGRFFVINLETYTSILKTSMSYLSVLRVMIAP; this is encoded by the exons ATGAAGCTACCAACGGACAAGGACTTCAGCTACGAAATGACACCGATGAAGATCGTTTCGTGGCCCGTGGGCACCTGGCCTCTTCAGAAGTACAATTGCGTGACCGGTGCGAGGTCCGTGGCGGCCCTTGCCTTTTTG ATGTTGATGATGTGTATCGTGCACACGGAGATCTACCTGGATTACGGGAATGCGGAGAAGAATCTTGACGCGTTGGTGATCATCGCGTGCGGCATGCTCGCGATATCGAAGGTGGCCTGTTTCCGGTTTCGCCCCACGGGCTTGATCGCAAATTTCATTTCCGCCGTGAAAGACTACCAGGAGCTGAACCAGGAGGAGAAACGGGCCATCGTGAAACGGCACGCGCAAATGGGACGAATGGCATCCGCCAATATGCTTTTCTTCTCGTACTTCAGCGCCACGTTGTTCTCTATGGTGCCCATGTTTGCTGGGGACGATGATACGGCGGATAATTCAAACCTAACTCGAAAGGAACAGCTGAACTACCCCATGCCCAGCGAGTGCACACTGGAGCTCCTGCAAGTCCCAGGGAATTTGTACGCCTTGATTTACATCGGCGAGTACTTTCTACTGCTGGTGATCGCGGCCGGAAACCTCG GTAGCGACTCGATGTTCTTCGGCATTGTTTTTCACCTGTGTGGCCAAGTGGAGGTGCTGAAGCTGGACTTCAGCAAATTCATCGAGGAAGGGGAAGACAGTACGCGACGCTTCAACGCCCTGGTTAACAGGCATCGTCACCTGCTGGCGCTTGCCGACCACCTGAACGACACGATCGGATTTATTCTAATCTTGCAACTATTCTCGAGCTGCTTGCTCATCTGCACGACCG GATTCCAGTTCATTCTGTCTCTGCAAGTCCACAACGTTGTGATGGTGATTAAGACGATCATTGTGGTCGGCACATTATTGACTCAAACGTTCGCCTACAGCTACGTGGGCGAGTACTCGAAAAATCAATTCGGTGGCATCGGGTACTTTGCGTACTGCAGCGATTGGTATAACGCGCCCTGCAGTATTTCGAAGAACATTCTGTTTGTCCTCATGAAGACCCAGTATCCTGTTCATCTAAGGGCTGGCAGATTTTTTGTCATTAACTTGGAAACGTACACGAGTATTCTGAAGACCTCCATGTCCTATCTGTCGGTTCTTCGAGTAATGATTGCTCCGTAA
- the LOC144478958 gene encoding odorant receptor 10-like: protein MNLPTDKDFAYEMTPMKIVSWPVGTWPLQEYNFVSGLRSVAALAFLSLMMWIVHTEIYLDYGNAEKNLDAVVIIACGVLAISKVACFRFHPTGLIVNFVSAVRDYQELNGEEKRAIVRRHAHMGRMASANMLFFSYFSATLFSMLPMFVSNDDTTDSLNETRTTQLNYPMPSEYTLELLQVPGNLYALIYIGEYFLLLVTATGNLGSDSMFFGIVFHLCGQVEMLKLDFSRFFEEGEESALRFNTLVNRHRHLLSLADHLNDAIAFILILQMFSSCLLICTTGFQFILSLKVHNIVMVIKTMIVVSTLLIQTFAYSYVGEYSKNQFEEIGYFAYCSDWYNAPCNISRNIMFVLMKSEYPVQLKAGKYFPINLETYMSILKTSMSYLSVLRVMVG, encoded by the exons ATGAACCTACCTACGGACAAGGACTTCGCCTACGAGATGACTCCTATGAAGATCGTCTCGTGGCCCGTAGGTACTTGGCCTCTTCAAGAGTACAATTTCGTCTCCGGTTTGAGATCTGTGGCGGCTCTTGCCTTCTTG TCGTTGATGATGTGGATTGTGCACACGGAGATCTACCTGGACTACGGAAACGCGGAAAAGAATCTTGACGCAGTGGTGATAATCGCATGCGGCGTGCTCGCGATATCGAAGGTGGCCTGTTTCCGGTTTCATCCTACGGGCTTGATCGTGAACTTTGTCTCCGCTGTGAGAGACTACCAGGAGCTGAACGGAGAAGAAAAACGGGCCATCGTCAGACGGCACGCACACATGGGCCGAATGGCATCCGCAAACATGTTGTTCTTTTCGTATTTCAGCGCGACGTTGTTCTCCATGTTGCCCATGTTCGTATCGAACGACGACACGACGGACAGTTTAAACGAAACTCGAACGACTCAGCTGAACTATCCTATGCCCAGCGAGTACACGTTGGAGCTCCTGCAAGTGCCAGGAAATTTGTACGCCTTGATTTACATCGGCGAGTACTTTCTACTATTGGTGACGGCGACTGGAAACCTCG GTAGCGACTCCATGTTCTTCGGCATCGTTTTTCACCTGTGCGGCCAAGTGGAGATGCTGAAGCTGGACTTCAGTAGATTCTTTGAAGAAGGGGAGGAGAGTGCGCTACGCTTCAACACCCTGGTGAACAGGCATCGACACTTGCTGTCACTGGCGGATCATCTGAACGACGCGATCGCGTTTATCTTAATCTTGCAGATGTTTTCGAGCTGCTTGCTCATCTGTACGACAG GATTCCAGTTCATCTTGTCTCTTAAAGTTCACAATATCGTGATGGTGATTAAGACGATGATAGTGGTTAGCACTCTGCTGATTCAGACGTTCGCCTACAGCTACGTGGGCGAGTACTCGAAGAACCAGTTCGAAGAGATCGGATACTTCGCCTACTGCAGCGATTGGTACAATGCGCCCTGCAACATTTCAAGGAACATTATGTTTGTACTCATGAAGTCCGAGTACCCCGTTCAACTGAAGGCTGGTAAATATTTCCCCATCAACCTCGAGACTTACATGAGCATTCTGAAGACCTCGATGTCCTATCTGTCGGTCCTCCGCGTAATGGTGGGATAA
- the LOC144468128 gene encoding odorant receptor 85b-like, with translation MKLPTDKDFLYEMALMKIISWPMGTWPLQDYNLVTGVRSVTALTLLTFTMCIVHVEIFLDYEDAEKNLDVVVIVACGLLAMSKVACFRFRPTGLIANFISAVRDYQELKEEEKRAIIKRHATMGRVASANMLFFTYFSATLFAMVPIFTKNEALANLNETRLSQLSYPMPSANTVELLAFPRNLYPFIYLGEYFLLLVIAAGNLGSDSMIFGIVFHLCGQVEVLKMEIGRFLEEGENSARRLVVLVNRHRHLLTLADHLNDTIGVILLLQLFLSCLLICLTGFQFLLSLQVRNIVTVMKTLIMAGLVLSQTFVYSYVGEYSKNQFGAIGYLAYCSDWYNAPCSITKKVLFVLMKTQYPVHLKADRFFVINLETYMSIMKTSMSYLSVLRVMIAS, from the exons ATGAAGCTGCCGACGGACAAGGACTTCCTCTACGAGATGGCTCTGATGAAGATCATCTCGTGGCCCATGGGCACCTGGCCTCTCCAAGACTACAATCTCGTGACCGGCGTGAGATCTGTGACGGCTCTTACCTTATTA ACGTTTACGATGTGTATCGTGCACGTGGAGATTTTCCTGGATTACGAGGACGCGGAGAAGAATCTTGACGTGGTGGTGATAGTCGCATGTGGTTTGCTCGCGATGTCGAAGGTGGCTTGCTTCCGGTTTCGTCCTACCGGTTTGATCGCAAACTTCATCTCCGCTGTGAGAGACTATCAGGAGCTGAAGGAAGAGGAGAAACGGGCCATCATTAAACGGCACGCGACAATGGGTCGGGTGGCATCCGCCAACATGCTGTTCTTTACGTATTTCAGCGCGACGTTGTTCGCCATGGTGCCTATATTTACCAAGAACGAGGCGCTGGCTAATCTAAACGAAACTCGACTGAGTCAGCTGAGCTACCCTATGCCCAGTGCGAACACTGTGGAGCTTCTGGCATTCCCCAGGAATCTGTACCCTTTCATCTACCTCGGCGAGTACTTTCTACTACTGGTGATTGCGGCTGGAAACCTCG GTAGCGACTCCATGATCTTCGGCATTGTTTTTCACCTGTGTGGTCAAGTGGAGGTGCTCAAAATGGAAATCGGCAGATTCCTTGAGGAAGGGGAGAACAGTGCGCGACGGCTCGTCGTCCTGGTTAACAGGCACCGTCATCTGCTGACGTTGGCCGATCATCTGAACGACACGATCGGAGTTATTCTACTCCTGCAACTGTTCTTGAGCTGCTTGCTCATCTGCCTAACCG GGTTCCAGTTCCTTCTCTCTTTACAAGTGCGCAACATTGTGACGGTGATGAAGACGCTCATCATGGCCGGCCTCGTGTTGTCTCAAACGTTCGTCTACAGTTACGTGGGCGAGTATTCGAAAAACCAATTCGGGGCCATCGGATATTTGGCGTATTGCAGCGATTGGTACAACGCCCCCTGTAGTATCACAAAGAAAGTTCTGTTTGTTCTTATGAAGACCCAGTATCCCGTTCATCTAAAGGCGGACAGATTTTTTGTGATCAACTTGGAAACGTACATGAGCATTATGAAGACTTCCATGTCCTACCTGTCGGTTCTTCGAGTGATGATTGCCTCGTAA